A region from the Aphis gossypii isolate Hap1 chromosome 1, ASM2018417v2, whole genome shotgun sequence genome encodes:
- the LOC126551173 gene encoding uncharacterized protein LOC126551173, with translation MGRPSVSKIHSYFIFNKNLNESASKNCECKIKGKHGTNLKRHLASHHDQLYEEYMSKELEKNNSSNKITKKESQLKLFNFLIPKVKVQLNKKMIIDACVDLVTVNGRPFSMLNDTGFRKILDPVLNGFQEKKFTINSYSIKKHVHTESLLIQDEITNEVQSKLISLKLDGVTRLNRAFLGINMQYIVDDCIKLRTLGLVELTESHTGIYLKETILNVLKKFKIEQKQLYTITSDNGANMLKAINLVEEEISTTVAATTEFNNELNNDSTEETVDVSSEFSDSSSYDSSDSTEAVPVTILDDEQIAVLLNEDIECIDKEYEETEYVLNRIELANLGDSSIFNGIRCVAHTLQLAVLDTLKHNSIDKLLNKVRSLVRKLRNQTYIYLIKKEKLKLPILDCLTRWHSTFDMLERLQHLKAFIQNMAANDSKLRKVELSHLEWQQVDILFTTLLPSKICTKKLQYEQLTLTDFYGAWIACRIETESLNNVFSNKLVQCLRSREQNIMNNQVLLAAIFLDPRFNKLEMSQVVSNSANIETENSIDESLNSNYVDTDRLEDFLKQKESDNQCSSISSSTPSQQNSQNTISTKMETLLKTFQLDEKRLNHKTNILEYWKTMKTKYPEIYQLSKIVFSVPATQVQG, from the exons ATGGGTCGCCCAAGTGTGTCAAAAAttcattcttattttatttttaataagaatctAAATGAATCGGCAAGTAAAAATTgtgaatgtaaaataaaa ggaAAACATGGCACAAATCTAAAACGTCATCTAGCTTCCCACCATGATCAATTGTATGAAGAATATATGTCAAaagaattagaaaaaaataatagttcaaacaaaattacaaaaaaagaatCACAACTTAAACTATTCAactttttaatacctaaagtTAAGGTAcaactcaataaaaaaatgataatagatGCGTGTGTTGATCTTGTGACAGTCAACGGACGTCCATTCAGCATGTTAAATGATACAGGCTTTCGGAAAATACTGGATCCTGTTTTAAATGGATTTCAGGAGAAAAAATTTACCATCAATTCTTACTCGATTAA GAAACATGTACATACAGAGTCACTTCTTATACAAGATGAAATAACTAATGAAGTTCAATCTAAACTCATTTCACTCAAACTCGATGGTGTTACTAGACTAAATAGAGCctttttaggtataaatatgcaatatatcGTTGATGATTGTATTAAACTCAGGACTTTGGGATTAGTAGAACTGACAGAATCACATAcag gaatatatttaaaagaaacaatTCTTAATGttctcaaaaaatttaaaattgaacaaaaacaattgtaCACTATCACTTCGGACAATGGTGCAAACATGTTAAAAGCAATAAACTTGGTCGAAGAAGAAATTTCAACAACAGTTGCAGCTACAacagaatttaataatgagtTAAACAATGATAGTACTGAAGAAACAGTTGATGTCAGTTCAGAATTTTCAGATTCTTCATCTTATGACAGTAGTGACAg TACTGAAGCTGTTCCAGTAACAATATTGGATGATGAACAAATAGCTGTGTTGCTTAATGAAGATATTGAATGCATTGATAAAGAGTATGAAGAAAcagaatatgtattaaatagaatTGAGTTAGCAAACCTTGGTGATAGTTCTATTTTTAATG gTATTCGCTGTGTTGCTCACACTTTACAATTAGCTGTTCTTGATACATTGAAGCACAAcagtatagataaattattaaacaaagttCGCTCATTAGTTAGAAAGCTGCGCAaccaaacttatatttatttaatcaaaaaggAGAAATTAAAACTGCCAATTTTAGATTGCTTAACACGTTGGCACTCTACATTTGACATGCTAGAGAGATTACAACATCTAAAAGCATTTATCCAAAATATGGCAGCAAATGACTCTAAACTGAGAAAAGTTGAGTTGAGTCATTTGGAATGGCAACAAgtagacatattatttacaactcTTCTACCCTCAAAAATTTGTActaaaaaattgcaatatgAGCAATTGACACTTACTGATTTTTATGGGGCTTGGATTGCTTGCAGAATCGAAACGGAATCCTTGAACAATgtgttttctaataaattagtacAGTGTTTGAGATCTAgggaacaaaatattatgaacaaccAAGTTCTTCTAGCAGCAATTTTCTTAGATCCtcgatttaata AATTGGAAATGAGTCAAGTTGTTTCTAACAGTGCAAATATAGAAACTGAAAATAGTATTGATGAAAGTTTGAATAGTAATTATGTTGATACAGATAGACTTGAAGATTTTCTGAAACAGAAGGAAAGTGATAATCAGTGCAGTTCAATTTCAAGTTCAACTCCAAGCCAACAAAATtctcaaaatacaatttcaacaaaaatggaaactttattaaaaacgttCCAATTAGATGAAAAGAGATTAAAccacaaaacaaatatactaGAGTACTGGaaaacaatgaaaacaaaatacccGGAAATTTATCAGCTatcaaaaattgtgttttctGTTCCGGCAACTCAA GTTCAAGGATAA